Within the Longimicrobium sp. genome, the region TGAGGTTCTTCAGCTCGCGGACGTTCCCCGGCCAGTCGTAGTTCACCAGGATTTCGAGCGCTTCCGGGTCGATGCCCAGGAACGGCCGCTCGTGCTCGGCGCTGAACTGGCGGATGAAGCCCTCGATCAGCCGCGGCACGTCGTCGCGGCGGGCACGCAGCGGCGGAAGGTCGATGCGCAGGACGTTCAGGCGGTGGTACAGGTCGCGGCGGAACTCGCCGACCTCCACTTCCTGGCGCATGTCGCGGTTGGTGGCGGCGATCACGCGAACGTCCACGCGGATGGACTCCTCACCGCCCACGCGCCGGAACTCCCGCTCTTCCAGCACGCGCAGCAGCTTGGTCTGCGTGGAGAGCGGCATCTCGCCGATCTCGTCCAGGAAGATGGAGCCCCCGTTCGCCAGCTCGAAGAAGCCCTTGCGCCGGTCCGTCGCGCCGGTGAACGAGCCCTTCTCGTGGCCGAACAGCTCGCTTTCCAGCCGGTTTTCGGGGAGCGCCGCCACGTTGACGGCGATGAACGGCCGGTGGCGCCGCGGCGAGAGGGCGTGGATGCCGCGCGCCACCAGCTCCTAGCCGGTGCCGCTTTCGCCCAGGATGAGCACGGTGGAGTTGACCGGGGCGATCTGGACGATGCGCTCCAGCACCTCTTCCATCGCCGCGGTCTCGCCGACGATGCCGGTGATTTCGCGCAGCTCCTGGCGCTGCACCAGCCGCCGCCCCACCAGCGCGACCTCGTCGGCGTCGACGGGCTTGGGGAAGCACTCGTGGATGCCCAGCTGGCGGCAGATGTCGCGGCCGGAGGGCTCCGTCGGCTCCGTCAGCCCGATGATGGGGGTACGGCCGCGCTCCCGGGCCGCGTGGATGAGCGCGCGGGCGCGGCGCTCGCGCAGGCCGCCGGTGATCACCACCAGGATGGGCTCCGCCAGGGCATCGTCCAGCGACTCTCCTGGGGCCAGCAGCTCCACCCGCAGGTTCTGCCCCTCGAAGGCCGCCCGCAGCCGCACCGCCGGCTCCAGGTCGTCCGTGGTAATCAGGACCGCTTCCGCCACTCTCGCATCCGGATCGCTTCGCCGTGAATCAACGAGGAAATCAGTCCTTCTTCACCGAGCCGCCGGTGTAGAACGGGGGCCTCACCACTTCCGCGGGCACGGCCGCGTTGCGGATGACGATGCCGATCTCCGTCCCCGGCTTCGCGGCGGCGGTGGGGACGTACGCCATGCCGATCCCCTGCCCCAGCGACGGGCTAGACGTGCCGCTGGTGACCACGCCCGCCTCGCTCCCATCCACGGAAACCGGGTAGCCGTGCCGCGGAAAGCCGCGCTCCTTCAGCCGGAACCCGACGAGGCGCTTCTGCACCCCCTGCTCCTTCTGCCGCGCCAGCGCCTCGCGGCCCACGAAGTCACCCTTGTCCAGCTTGACCACCCAGCCCAGCCCCGCCTCCAGCGGCGTGGTGTCCTCGTCCAGGTCGTTGCCGTACAGCGCGTACCCCATCTCCAGCCGCAGCGAGTCGCGGCACCCCAGCCCGGCGGGGAGCAGGCCCGCATCCGCGCCCACCTCCAGCAGACGGCGCCACAGCCGCGGTGCGTCCGCCGCGGGCACGTACAGTTCGAAGCCGTCCTCGCCGGTGTAGCCCGTGCGGCTGATGGTCGCCTCGATGCCGTCCACCGTGCCCTCCGCGAAGCGGTAGTAGCGGATGGAGGGGAGGTCGGCGTCCGTCAGCGTGCGCAGGATCTCCTCCGCGCGCGGGCCCTGCAGCGCCAGCAGGGCGATCTCGTCGGTCCGGTCCACCAGCTCCACGCCGAACTGCTCGGTGAACTGCGAGATCCAGCGGAAGTCCTTGTCCTTGTTGCTGCCGTTGACCACGAGCATGTAGTGGCCGGGGTAGCGATAAACGATCAGGTCGTCCAGCAGCTTGCCCTCGTGGTTCAGCAGGGTGCCGTACTGCGCCTGCCCGACGGCGATCTTGCTGACGTCGTTGGTCGTGACGTACTGCACGAACTCCATCGCGCGGTCGCCGCGCACCTCGAACTCGCCCATGTGCGACACGTCGAACAGCCCCGCGGCCTTGCGCACGGCGTGGTGCTCGGCGGTGATGCCGGTGGGATACTGCACCGGCATCTCGTATCCCGCGAAGGGGACCAGCTTGGCGTTGAGCGCGGCGTGCTCGCCGTGCAGCGGGGTGCGGAGAAGGGTGCCCTCGGCCATCGGGTCGTTCAGGTGCGGGTGATTCGTTCGCGGATCGCGGGCTGCCAATCTAGCACACCCCGCCGGAGGGGGCGAGAGGATGGAGGGGATGCTCGGGGGCAGAGGATGTCGGAAGGGGCGGAGTTCGGTGAGGCCGCGGGCGCCCCCCATCCCCAGCCCTTCCCCCGCAAACTGCGCGGGGGAAGGGAGCCAGCCCAGTGCGCGCCGATGTTTCCTTCCCGCAGAAAGGCCCTGTCATCCTGAGGCCCATGCGCGCCTTACCATCCCGCACTCCATCCCACGCGGGCCGAAGAATCTAACAGAGGACACTTCTCAGCCCGGGCGCGGGAGCGGGCACCCGTGCAGAGGCCGCGATGTCGGGGCGTTTCGACTCGGGCCGGCGCATGGCGCGGGAGGCCCCTCCCCCGGCCCCTCCCCGCATGCTGCGCATGCGGAGTGGGGAGAATTCGTGTGCGCTTCGGCTCGCCTCGCGCACGCCACTTCGCCAGCAGTCCGCGAAGGCGGACTTCGTGAATTTCAAGCTGCGGTTTCAACCGCCGGGACGGGAGCCGCGGCCTCGGCTACCGTGCCCGCTGCCGCGCCCACGTTGGTACGTGTCCGCGGGTAGATCCTTCGGCCCGCGAGGGATCGTGTACGGGCGAGGATCGTTCGCCTGGGCCTCAGGATGACAGGCTCCGTCGTCACGCCCGCATCGGACGCACCGCCCCGACCGTGATGTGCACCCTCCCCCGCATGCTGCCATGCGAGGGAGGGTGTGCGCTTCGGCTCGCCTCGCGCACACCACCTCGCGTGCAGTCCGCGAAGGCGGACTTTGGGCCGTCGTTGCCGCGACTTCAGTCGCCCCAGCAGGGCCGAGGCGTCCTCGGGTTACGGCGTGACCGCCGGGGGAACGGCGCGCGCGGCCTCCCCCTCCAGCCCCAAGCGGTCCACCGGCGAGACGGTCACCAGGTCCACCGGCGCCGGGGGCAGCGCCGCGGCGGCAGGCGCGGCGGGCGCGGCGGGGGCGGCGGGGGCGGTCGGCTCGGGGATGGTGAAGGTGCGGTCCGCGCCGGGCACCACGTCCACCCCCCACGCGCTCCCACGGCGCCAGCGCACCACCCACCAGCGCGGGTCCGTCCCCGCCGCCGGCTGCATCTGCACGGAGAGCAGCCGCTCGGGCGAGGTGAGCTGCACCGTTACGCTGGGCGCGGCCAGCACCCGGCCGCCCAGCCATGGCGACGCCGGAACCAGCGCGCGATTTCGATACGGGCCCGCCACCAGCCGCTCGTTGATGGAGTCGCGGTTCTGCAGGAACACCCGCATGCTGAAGTGCACGTTCCCCGTGGCGCCCGGCATCCCCCGCGTCACCCACACCTGGTCCGTGATCTCCTCCGCGCGCCACCCCGCCGGCGGAACCTCCACCCGGCTGGTGAAGTTGCCCGGCCACATGTGCCGGTGGTGCACGTTCTGCTCGACCCACCAGCGCAGCAGCACGGGATAGCTCAGGTCCGGCCGCGAGATGGGCCAGTAGAGCTGCGGGGTGAAGTAGTCCATCCACCCTTCCCGCAGCCACAGCCGCGCGTCGGCGTACAGTTGTGCGTACTGGTCGAACGCCACGCCCTGCCCCGCCGGAAATCCCGGCCGGTACAGGCCGAACGGGCTGATGCCGAACTTCACCCAGGGCTTGCGGTCCTTGATGCCGCGGTACACCTCGCGGATCAGCGTGTTGACGTTCTCGCGCCGCCAGTCGTCGCGCGCCAGCCGGCCGCCGCCCGCCACGTACTTCCGCCAGCTGGGCTCGTCGGGAAAGTCGATGGGCCCGGCCGAATCCCGCTCGGGATACGGGTAGAAGTAGTCGTCCACGTGCACGCCGTCGATGTCGTACCGGCTCACCACGTCCAGCATCACGCGCAGCGAATGGGCGCGCACCTCGGGCTCGCCGGGGTCCATCCACGCGTTCCCGCCGTACTGGCGCACCAGGTCCGGCCGGCGCCGGGTGATGTGCGATTCCGTGTTTTCCGAACGGGCGGAAGGATGGCGCGCGCGGTAGGGATTGAACCAGGCGTGAAGCTCCATCCCCCGGCGGTGCGCCTCGTCGACGGCAAAGGCCAGCGGGTCATAGCCCGGATCGCGCCCCGACTGGCCCGTCAGGTACTCGGACCACGGCTCGTGGGGCGAGGCGTACAGTGCGTCGCCCGCCGGACGCACCTGCAGGATCACGGCGTTCAGGTTGAGCGCCGCGGAGCGGTCCATGATGGCCACCAGCTCCGCGCGTTGCGAATCGGCGGAAAGGCCGGTGCGCGACGGCCAGTCGATGTTGGCCACCGTGGCCACCCACACCGCCCGGAACTCGCGCGGTACAGGGGGAAGCCCGTCGGCCTGGACCTCGGCCGGGCCCGCGGCGGGTGCGGCGGCCGGGGCGGACGCGGGCCGAGCGCCAGCCGTGCAGGCGGACAGCGCGGCCGCCATCCCCGCGGCAAGGGCGAGCGGGCGCGCGCGGAGCAGCGCGGCGTACCACGGAGAGGGAGCGTCAGGCATCGGATCATGGGGTTGGGGGGACGGACCTCAGACTACGCGTGCTCCGCGCCGGGCGCCATCCCCGGAACGGCGGCGAGCGGAGGATGCGAAAAGGGCTTCCGCCCCGGCCGTGCCGGAACGGAAGCCCTCGCGGGGAGCGCCGAAGCGCTCCCTGCGTCCGGCAGGCTACTGGTAGTGCGGGTTCGACGCCATCTCGGCGAGGTTCACCGGCAGGCAGTACTGGTTGGTGTAGGCCAGCCCCGGCGCGCCGGACACCGGCCCGGTCTGGAACTGGCTGAACGCCTCGATGCCGGCCCCGTACTGCGTCTGGTACCGGCGCAGGTCGCCCAGGCGGTGCGCGTCCAGGTAGAAGTCGCGCCGCCGCTGGTCGCGCAGGTTGCGGTAGAAGTTGGCCGGCGTGGTGGGCTCGGTGGCCGACGCCGTGTTGGCCGTCCCCGGCGCAATCACCCGCCGCGACTCGATGAAGGCGATGTTCTCGGCCGTGGGGCCCTCCGCCTCGGCGCGGATGTACCGCGCCTCCAGCCCCGACGCCACCCGGATGGCGGACGCGCGGCTGAAGTCGCCGCCCGGCAGCGTTCCCGTGTACGTGCTGTACGCGCTGGGCGAGCGGGGAACGAACACCTGCTGCCCGCTCCCCACCGCCGTGCGGGTGGTGGTGGGGATGGGTACCCGCGGGTCCACGTTCACCAGCGCCTCGAAGGGGGTTCCCGACACCGACGAGTTGACGGCCGCCCGCAGCCGCCCGTCGACGATGTTGTTCTCTTCGGTGCTGTTCTCCGAGTAGAACGCGCTGAACCGGAACGCCAGCGGCACGGCCGAGGCGTGCTGGATGGCCAGCGGCTTGTCGTTCAGGTTCAGCGCGGCGCGCGCGGCGGCCACCCGCGCGAAGTTGATGATGGAGTCGGCGCCCTCCACCAGCGCCCGCGACGCCGCCGTGGAGGGGACCACCGCGTTGCCCACCGCCCGTGCCGCCGTGGCCACGGTGATGGCCTCGTTCAGGCGCGGAAGCGCGAAGTCGCGGAACAGCTCCTGGGGCGTGTAGGGCCGGCTCTTGTTCACGGGAGCCTCGCACAGCACCTCGCCCATCAGCACGAACGCCATGCCCCCGTACGCCTGCACCCGGGCGAAGCGAAGGTCCGTGGCCACCGAGTCGCCCCGGACGGACCGGAAGATCTGCGCGGTGGTGTCGGCGATGCCGCGGGCGCGCTGCAACTGGGCGTACACACCGCCGCCGATGGTGCCGTTCTCGGGGGTCACCGCCCGCGTCTCGATCAGCGGCTCCTCCGAGAAGGTGGCGTGGTTGCGAAGCTCGTCGGTGAACAGCCCCGTGTAGACCGCCACGTCGTCGAACGCCCGCTGGAAGTCGCCCATCACCCCGAAGGTGAGCAGGTTCAGGTACGCGGGGTCGTACAATTGTTCGGGGTCGATGGCCTGCGGGTTCTCGACGTCCAGCAGCCCGTCGCAGGCCGCCATCCCTCCCAGGGCCAGCAGCGCGGCCCCCGTCGCGAGCACCCGGCGGCCCAGGCGGGCCGGGGCGAATGATTTCTTCATGATCACCGGTTCCCGGTCAGAAGTTGAAGTTGAGCGAGGCCGTGATGCGGCGGTTCTGCGGCGCCGCGTACGCGTCCACGCGCACGAACGACCGGTTGCCGTAGGTGTTCGCCTCGGGGTCGATGCCGGAGTATTTGGTCCACAGCGTCGCCAGGTTGCGCGCGGCCAGCGTGAAGGTGGCCCCGGAGGCGCCGGTGCGGGCCAGCAGCGTGCGCGGCAGCCCGAAGCTGATGGAAACGTCGCGCAGCTTCAGGAAGTCGCCATCCTCGATGTACGGGGCGAAGAGCAGGTTGGTGAGCGTGGCCCCCGTCGCGAAGTTCACTCCGCTTCCGCGGTACACGTTCACCTCGCGGACGAAGGCGCTGTCCGCGGCGTTCTGCGGCTCGAAGTACCGGATGTCGTTCAGCCGCTCGCAGTTCTCCGCCGCGGCCGGGCGGCAGCGGTCGAACTCCTTGCGGTTGAACACCTTGAAGCCGCCCTTGTAGTCCAGCTGCGCGAACAGCGTCACGTTGCGGAACAGCGTGATGGTGTTGCCCCAGCCGATCTCGCGGTTGGGCGTGGGCGATCCCAGGTAGGTGAACGCCGTGTCCATCAGCGGCAGGTTGTTGGCGGCGAACTGGATGTTTCCGGCATCGTCGCGCAGCGGCAGCCGGGCCCAGAAACCCGCGATGGGATGGCCCACGCGGTGCTCCTGCACCGTGCCGTACGCCTGGAAGGCCGCGTCCGCGCGAATGCGCGCCTCGTCGCCGAAGCTCACCAGCTCGTTGTGGTTGGTCGCCAGGTTGAACCGGCTTTCCCAGGTGAAGGCGTCGCGCTGCACGGGCACCAGGTTCAGCAGGAAC harbors:
- the gcvT gene encoding glycine cleavage system aminomethyltransferase GcvT, producing the protein MAEGTLLRTPLHGEHAALNAKLVPFAGYEMPVQYPTGITAEHHAVRKAAGLFDVSHMGEFEVRGDRAMEFVQYVTTNDVSKIAVGQAQYGTLLNHEGKLLDDLIVYRYPGHYMLVVNGSNKDKDFRWISQFTEQFGVELVDRTDEIALLALQGPRAEEILRTLTDADLPSIRYYRFAEGTVDGIEATISRTGYTGEDGFELYVPAADAPRLWRRLLEVGADAGLLPAGLGCRDSLRLEMGYALYGNDLDEDTTPLEAGLGWVVKLDKGDFVGREALARQKEQGVQKRLVGFRLKERGFPRHGYPVSVDGSEAGVVTSGTSSPSLGQGIGMAYVPTAAAKPGTEIGIVIRNAAVPAEVVRPPFYTGGSVKKD
- a CDS encoding glycoside hydrolase family 10 protein, translated to MPDAPSPWYAALLRARPLALAAGMAAALSACTAGARPASAPAAAPAAGPAEVQADGLPPVPREFRAVWVATVANIDWPSRTGLSADSQRAELVAIMDRSAALNLNAVILQVRPAGDALYASPHEPWSEYLTGQSGRDPGYDPLAFAVDEAHRRGMELHAWFNPYRARHPSARSENTESHITRRRPDLVRQYGGNAWMDPGEPEVRAHSLRVMLDVVSRYDIDGVHVDDYFYPYPERDSAGPIDFPDEPSWRKYVAGGGRLARDDWRRENVNTLIREVYRGIKDRKPWVKFGISPFGLYRPGFPAGQGVAFDQYAQLYADARLWLREGWMDYFTPQLYWPISRPDLSYPVLLRWWVEQNVHHRHMWPGNFTSRVEVPPAGWRAEEITDQVWVTRGMPGATGNVHFSMRVFLQNRDSINERLVAGPYRNRALVPASPWLGGRVLAAPSVTVQLTSPERLLSVQMQPAAGTDPRWWVVRWRRGSAWGVDVVPGADRTFTIPEPTAPAAPAAPAAPAAAALPPAPVDLVTVSPVDRLGLEGEAARAVPPAVTP